The sequence GTAGCGCGTGGAGTGGCCCTGCCGCAGGGCGGTGACCAGCTTCTTGCCGTCGAGGTTGCGGAGCACGGTGGCGATCGTGGTGTAGGCCGGGTCGTGAGACAGCCGGTTGATGATGTCCCTGATGGTGCCGGGACCGTGATCCCAGAGCGCGTCCATCACTTGTGCTTCCAGGGCACCCAGGCGGGGTGGTTCTGCTGCGAGTCCAGGCGTGGTCATCGGGCGGTCTCCATCCTCGGGGTAGGGACTGGGCAGGCGAACTGTCCGCGGAGTCGGCCCAGCAGGGCGATGCCGGTCAGCAGCAGGGCGCCGATCGCCAGGTACGGCTGGATGGGGG comes from Citricoccus muralis and encodes:
- a CDS encoding BlaI/MecI/CopY family transcriptional regulator — its product is MTTPGLAAEPPRLGALEAQVMDALWDHGPGTIRDIINRLSHDPAYTTIATVLRNLDGKKLVTALRQGHSTRYEARIPREEHVASVMRHALESSRDRTASMLHFIDTIPPTDLDLLRNYLRARTDGADGGGR